In a genomic window of Pseudomonas oryzihabitans:
- the waaF gene encoding lipopolysaccharide heptosyltransferase II — MNILIIGPSWVGDMVMAQTLFVCLKRQHPDCQIDVLAPEWSRPLLERMPEVREALSFPLGHGAFELATRRRIGQQLRGRYDQAILLPNSLKSALVPYFAGIPKRTGWRGEMRFGLLNDIRTLDKARYPLMIERFMALAYAPGTALPKPYPEPRLAIDPASRDAALERFGLSLDRPVLALCPGAEFGEAKRWPAEHYAAVADARLRQGWQVWLFGSQKDAPGGEEIREWVTPGLEDDVYNLAGRTSLAEAIDLLSCASAVVSNDSGLMHVAAALDRPLVAVYGSTSPGFTPPLASQVETVRLGLECSPCFDRTCRFGHYDCLRLLQPSQVQDALGRLVADPVEVG; from the coding sequence ATGAATATTCTGATCATCGGACCCAGTTGGGTCGGCGACATGGTGATGGCGCAGACCCTCTTCGTCTGCCTCAAGCGCCAGCACCCCGACTGCCAGATCGACGTCCTCGCGCCCGAGTGGAGTCGCCCGTTGCTTGAGCGCATGCCCGAGGTGCGCGAGGCGCTGAGTTTTCCCCTCGGTCATGGCGCTTTCGAACTGGCCACTCGCCGGCGTATCGGCCAGCAACTGCGCGGTCGCTACGACCAGGCGATCCTGCTGCCCAATTCGCTGAAGTCGGCGCTGGTGCCTTATTTCGCCGGTATCCCCAAGCGCACCGGTTGGCGCGGCGAAATGAGATTCGGCCTGCTCAACGACATCCGCACCCTGGACAAGGCCCGTTATCCGTTGATGATCGAGCGCTTCATGGCGCTGGCCTATGCCCCGGGTACCGCCTTGCCCAAACCCTATCCCGAGCCGCGACTGGCCATCGACCCGGCCAGCCGCGACGCCGCCCTGGAGCGCTTCGGTCTGAGCCTGGACCGGCCGGTGCTGGCGCTCTGCCCGGGCGCCGAATTCGGCGAGGCCAAGCGCTGGCCAGCCGAGCACTACGCCGCCGTGGCCGATGCCCGGCTGCGGCAGGGCTGGCAGGTATGGCTATTCGGCTCGCAAAAGGACGCCCCCGGTGGCGAGGAGATCCGCGAGTGGGTCACCCCTGGCCTGGAAGACGATGTCTATAACCTCGCCGGGCGCACCTCCCTGGCCGAGGCCATCGATCTGCTGTCCTGCGCCAGCGCGGTGGTCAGCAACGACTCGGGCCTGATGCACGTGGCCGCCGCCCTGGATCGCCCGCTGGTAGCTGTTTATGGCTCCACCTCGCCGGGCTTCACGCCGCCGCTGGCTAGCCAGGTGGAAACGGTGCGCCTGGGGCTGGAGTGCAGTCCCTGCTTCGACCGCACCTGCCGCTTCGGCCATTACGATTGCCTGCGCCTGCTTCAGCCGAGTCAGGTGCAGGACGCCCTCGGCCGCCTGGTCGCCGATCCGGTCGAGGTAGGCTAG
- the waaC gene encoding lipopolysaccharide heptosyltransferase I, translated as MRVLLIKTSSLGDVIHTLPALTDAARAIPGICFDWVVEEGFAEIPAWHPAVGQVIPVALRRWRKQPFSAWASGEWGEFKNRVREQAYDRVIDAQGLLKSAWLTRYVNAPVAGLDRHSAREPLASRFYDERYHVAKGQHALERVRQLFAQALDYPLPNSVGDYGLDRHRLAGPNETPYVVFLHGTTWVSKHWPEAHWRELAERMSRLDWPVRLLWGNEAEHARAERIADGLDGVQVLPRLNLAGVAKVLAGARACVAVDTGLGHLAAALDVPTVSLYGPTSPKKVGAYGRSQVHLSAVGLDGTDEPRDQPAASLAALTPERVELELETLLLEDLPA; from the coding sequence ATGCGTGTTCTGCTGATCAAGACTTCGTCCCTGGGCGATGTCATCCATACCCTGCCGGCGCTGACCGATGCCGCCCGGGCCATCCCCGGCATCTGCTTCGACTGGGTGGTGGAGGAGGGATTCGCCGAGATTCCTGCTTGGCACCCGGCAGTGGGTCAGGTGATCCCGGTGGCCCTGCGCCGCTGGCGCAAGCAACCCTTTTCCGCCTGGGCCAGCGGCGAATGGGGCGAATTCAAGAACCGGGTGCGCGAGCAGGCCTACGACCGGGTGATCGATGCCCAGGGTCTGCTCAAGAGTGCCTGGCTGACCCGCTATGTGAATGCGCCGGTGGCCGGTCTCGACCGCCATTCGGCGCGCGAGCCGCTGGCCAGTCGCTTCTACGATGAGCGCTACCACGTGGCCAAGGGGCAGCATGCCCTGGAGCGGGTACGTCAGCTGTTCGCCCAGGCGCTGGACTATCCGCTGCCGAACTCGGTGGGCGACTACGGGCTGGATCGGCACCGCCTGGCCGGACCCAACGAGACGCCCTATGTGGTCTTCCTGCACGGTACCACCTGGGTCAGCAAGCATTGGCCCGAGGCCCACTGGCGCGAACTGGCCGAACGCATGAGCCGGCTGGACTGGCCGGTGCGGCTGCTGTGGGGCAACGAGGCGGAGCACGCCCGTGCCGAACGCATCGCCGACGGCCTGGATGGCGTCCAGGTGCTGCCGCGCCTGAATCTCGCCGGGGTGGCCAAGGTGCTGGCCGGCGCCCGAGCCTGCGTGGCGGTGGATACTGGTCTCGGCCACCTGGCGGCCGCCCTGGACGTGCCCACCGTTTCGCTCTATGGCCCGACCAGTCCGAAGAAGGTCGGCGCCTATGGCCGCTCCCAGGTACATCTGAGCGCCGTGGGCCTGGACGGCACCGACGAGCCGCGCGATCAGCCGGCCGCGAGCCTCGCCGCCCTGACCCCGGAGCGGGTCGAACTGGAACTGGAAACCCTGCTGTTGGAAGACCTCCCCGCATGA
- a CDS encoding glycosyltransferase family 4 protein — protein MTLAFVLYKYFPFGGLQRDFLRIAQECQRRGHAIRVYTLIWEGAVPEGFDVRVAKVSALFNHRRNEKFHAWLQADLARDPVDRVIGFNKMPGLDVYYAADPCFEDKAQTLRNPLYRQWGRYRHFAEYERAVFAPESRTKILMISEVQQPLFVKHYGTPAPRFHLLPPGIAADRRAPANAAEIRADFRREFGLEEGELLLVQIGSGFKTKGLDRSLRALASLPKELRRRTRLFAIGQDDPKPFILQAKALGVSDRVQILKGRSDIPRFLLGADLLIHPAYNENTGTVLLEALVAGLPVLVTDVCGYAHYIDEARAGEVVPSPFAQETLDRMLAELLADPERRAVQGRNGLAFADSADLYSLPERAADVILGVA, from the coding sequence ATGACCCTGGCTTTCGTGCTCTACAAGTACTTTCCCTTCGGCGGTCTGCAGCGGGACTTCCTGCGCATCGCCCAGGAATGCCAGCGCCGCGGCCACGCCATCCGCGTCTACACCCTGATCTGGGAAGGCGCGGTGCCGGAGGGCTTCGACGTGCGGGTGGCCAAGGTCAGCGCTCTGTTCAATCACAGACGCAACGAGAAATTCCACGCCTGGCTGCAGGCCGATCTGGCCCGCGATCCGGTGGATAGAGTCATCGGCTTCAACAAGATGCCCGGGCTGGACGTCTACTACGCCGCCGATCCCTGCTTCGAGGACAAGGCCCAGACCCTGCGCAATCCGCTGTATCGCCAGTGGGGTCGCTATCGCCACTTCGCCGAATACGAGCGGGCGGTGTTCGCCCCCGAGTCGCGCACCAAGATCCTGATGATCTCCGAGGTGCAGCAGCCGCTGTTCGTCAAGCACTACGGGACGCCCGCGCCGCGTTTCCATCTCTTGCCACCGGGCATCGCCGCCGACCGTCGCGCCCCGGCCAATGCCGCCGAGATCCGTGCCGACTTCCGCCGCGAATTCGGTCTGGAAGAGGGCGAATTGCTGCTGGTACAGATCGGCTCCGGCTTCAAGACCAAGGGGCTGGATCGCAGCCTGCGGGCGCTGGCATCTCTGCCCAAGGAATTGCGCCGCCGCACCCGACTGTTCGCCATTGGCCAGGACGATCCCAAGCCCTTCATCCTCCAGGCCAAGGCGCTGGGCGTGAGTGATCGGGTACAGATCCTCAAGGGGCGTAGCGACATCCCGCGCTTCCTGCTCGGCGCCGACCTGCTGATCCACCCGGCCTATAACGAGAATACTGGCACCGTGCTCCTGGAGGCGCTGGTCGCCGGGCTGCCGGTGCTGGTCACCGACGTCTGCGGCTACGCCCACTACATCGACGAGGCACGCGCCGGCGAAGTGGTGCCGTCGCCCTTCGCCCAGGAGACCCTGGATCGGATGCTCGCCGAGCTGTTGGCCGATCCCGAGCGCCGCGCGGTGCAGGGGCGCAATGGCCTGGCCTTCGCCGACAGCGCCGATCTCTATTCGCTGCCCGAGCGCGCCGCCGACGTCATCCTGGGGGTGGCATGA
- the rfaP gene encoding lipopolysaccharide core heptose(I) kinase RfaP, producing the protein MTLELREPFASRWAGQDPFVAVEALQGQVFRELDGRRTLRTEVAGRGYFVKIHRGIGWGEIAKNLLQFKQPVLGARQEWQAIARLHQVGVPTMTAVAFGDRGANPATQHSFIITEELAPTVSLEDFSLDWSRQPPEPALKRALIAEVARMTGTMHRAGVNHRDCYICHFLLDTAQPVTVANLRLWLIDLHRAQCRTQIPRRWRDKDLAGLYFSALGIGLTRRDFLRFLRGYFQRPLREILRDEAPLLARLERKAAALLERKERYGDLL; encoded by the coding sequence ATGACCCTGGAATTGCGCGAGCCCTTCGCCAGCCGCTGGGCTGGCCAGGACCCCTTCGTCGCCGTGGAGGCCTTGCAGGGCCAGGTATTCCGCGAGCTGGATGGGCGCCGGACCCTGCGCACCGAGGTGGCCGGGCGCGGCTATTTCGTCAAGATCCACCGCGGCATCGGCTGGGGCGAGATCGCCAAGAATCTGCTGCAATTCAAGCAACCGGTGCTGGGTGCGCGCCAGGAGTGGCAGGCCATCGCGCGACTGCACCAGGTGGGCGTGCCGACCATGACCGCCGTGGCCTTCGGCGATCGTGGCGCCAATCCGGCGACCCAGCATTCCTTCATCATCACCGAGGAACTGGCACCCACCGTCAGCCTCGAGGATTTCAGCCTCGACTGGAGTCGCCAGCCGCCGGAGCCGGCGCTCAAGCGCGCCTTGATCGCCGAGGTGGCGCGCATGACCGGTACCATGCACCGCGCCGGGGTCAATCACCGCGACTGCTATATCTGCCATTTCCTGCTCGACACCGCCCAGCCGGTCACGGTGGCCAATCTACGGCTCTGGCTGATCGACCTGCACCGCGCACAGTGCCGGACGCAGATACCCCGGCGCTGGCGCGATAAGGACCTGGCCGGACTGTATTTCTCCGCCTTGGGCATCGGCCTGACGCGGCGGGACTTCCTGCGTTTCCTACGCGGATATTTCCAGCGGCCACTGCGCGAGATCCTGCGCGACGAGGCCCCGCTGCTGGCGCGTCTCGAACGCAAGGCCGCCGCGCTGCTGGAGCGCAAGGAGCGCTACGGGGATCTGCTCTGA
- a CDS encoding lipopolysaccharide kinase InaA family protein — protein MADWRIDSSVAHLPEFATLEAVFALAGERLTSDPLSEVIRIERDGIRYYVKRYHGAGKGLRRYVGRPRVKAEWQNLKRFAKWGIATAPVVGWGLERSPRGFTRGAMITREIPDTLDLAELARREDPRLRDRRWVDNISRQLAAATRTLHDHHFVHNDLKWRNLLVDGQGVLYFIDCPGGAFWVGHWLRWRIVKDLACLDKVAKYQLSRTQRLRFYLQYRGRPRLSDNDKGRICEVLDYFKGRE, from the coding sequence ATGGCTGACTGGCGGATCGATTCCAGCGTTGCCCATCTCCCCGAGTTCGCCACCCTGGAAGCGGTGTTCGCTCTTGCGGGCGAGCGGCTGACCAGCGATCCGCTGTCGGAAGTGATCCGTATCGAGCGCGACGGCATCCGCTACTACGTCAAGCGCTACCACGGCGCCGGCAAGGGGCTGCGGCGTTATGTGGGGCGGCCGCGGGTCAAGGCCGAGTGGCAGAATCTCAAGCGCTTCGCCAAATGGGGTATCGCCACCGCACCGGTGGTGGGCTGGGGCCTGGAGCGCTCGCCGCGTGGCTTCACCCGTGGCGCCATGATCACCCGGGAGATTCCTGACACCCTGGATCTCGCCGAGCTGGCGCGGCGCGAGGATCCGCGGCTGCGCGACCGGCGCTGGGTGGACAACATCAGCCGCCAGTTGGCCGCGGCGACCCGTACCCTGCACGACCACCATTTCGTCCACAACGATCTCAAGTGGCGCAACCTGCTGGTGGATGGCCAGGGCGTGCTCTATTTCATCGATTGCCCGGGCGGCGCCTTCTGGGTCGGCCACTGGCTGCGCTGGCGCATCGTCAAGGACCTGGCCTGCCTGGACAAGGTAGCCAAGTACCAGCTCTCGCGCACCCAGCGTCTCAGGTTCTATCTGCAATACCGCGGTCGCCCGCGGCTCAGCGACAATGACAAGGGGCGCATCTGCGAGGTGCTGGACTATTTCAAGGGGCGGGAATGA
- a CDS encoding lipopolysaccharide kinase InaA family protein → MNDWWAAEDKAVLAGAGLDSFAALWALELPAVDEPNRGRGGFSQVFRLDVAGHGYYLKRQRDYLTRTLARPLGEPTFARESRNIRRYAELGIPALELAYYGERRDAEGWRAILLTRALDDWRDLDSWLRVWPHLSPDERDAVLVAVGELARRLHAAGQVHGCFYPKHLFLQRQGEGLVARLIDLEKTRPLLFGRRDRLRDLEPLLRRAPQWREADVALLLASYLQQPLDSAAVRDWSQRLAGRRRHKERKA, encoded by the coding sequence ATGAACGACTGGTGGGCGGCCGAGGACAAGGCCGTGCTGGCCGGCGCTGGCCTGGACAGCTTCGCGGCGCTATGGGCGCTGGAGCTGCCGGCGGTGGACGAACCCAACCGGGGGCGCGGCGGCTTCAGCCAGGTGTTTCGCCTGGACGTGGCCGGTCACGGCTACTACCTCAAGCGGCAGCGTGATTACCTGACTCGGACCCTGGCCCGCCCGCTGGGCGAGCCCACCTTCGCTCGCGAGAGTCGCAACATCCGCCGCTACGCTGAACTCGGCATCCCGGCGCTGGAGCTGGCCTACTATGGCGAGCGACGGGATGCCGAGGGCTGGCGCGCCATCCTGCTGACCCGCGCTCTGGATGACTGGCGCGATCTCGACAGTTGGCTGCGCGTCTGGCCGCACCTGTCGCCCGACGAACGCGATGCGGTGCTCGTCGCCGTCGGTGAACTGGCCCGGCGGCTGCACGCCGCCGGCCAGGTCCACGGCTGCTTCTATCCCAAGCACCTCTTCCTGCAGCGCCAGGGCGAAGGCCTGGTCGCGCGTCTGATCGATCTGGAAAAGACCCGGCCGTTGCTGTTTGGCCGGCGTGATCGCCTGCGTGATCTCGAACCCCTGCTACGCCGCGCGCCGCAGTGGCGTGAGGCGGATGTCGCACTCCTGCTGGCCAGCTATCTGCAACAACCCCTGGATAGCGCCGCGGTACGAGACTGGAGCCAACGGCTGGCCGGACGGCGCCGACACAAGGAGCGTAAGGCATGA
- a CDS encoding lipopolysaccharide kinase InaA family protein has protein sequence MTLEQLAKAGRAPALPLRIELPGGELELRSLLRVLPGQRYVGEALWQGRRVLAKLLVGERAARQFAREREGCRLLAAAAAPTPALLESGEASGQGAWLLFDFIEAAPSVDQLWQQIAGEPPLSPAQDDLLGAALATLARLHAQGLWQADLHLDNLLVKDGVALVIDAADIQAETVGQPLSQARVQENLAVFFAQLPAALDAQLEELLIHYLLVNAEHALRLDALLARTAEIRRWRLADYLKKSGRECTLFAVTRGAFGLIAVRRRWLAILEGLIAEPDAALAGLPTFKDGGAATVARLQWQGQDLVLKRYNIKGFGHWLTRFWRPSRAWHSWREGHRLLFLGIPTPEPLAVRERRFLGLRGRAYLVTPYLAGPNLLERFAPYVDSAPPAAELDALLALVDALRRERLGHGDFKGTNLIWHDDRWQVIDLDALQAHTSDQAYARAYARDRARLLRNWPVGSALYQLLDSRLPPA, from the coding sequence ATGACCCTGGAACAACTCGCCAAGGCCGGCCGCGCCCCGGCGCTGCCGCTCAGGATCGAACTACCCGGCGGCGAGCTGGAGCTGCGCTCGTTGCTGCGGGTGTTGCCCGGTCAGCGCTATGTCGGCGAAGCGCTCTGGCAGGGCCGCCGGGTATTGGCCAAGTTGCTGGTGGGCGAGCGCGCCGCCCGGCAATTCGCTCGCGAGCGCGAGGGCTGTCGTCTGCTGGCGGCAGCCGCGGCGCCCACGCCCGCGTTGCTGGAGAGTGGCGAGGCGAGCGGGCAGGGCGCCTGGCTACTGTTCGACTTCATCGAGGCCGCGCCCAGCGTCGACCAGCTCTGGCAGCAGATCGCCGGCGAGCCGCCGCTGTCGCCCGCGCAGGACGATTTGCTTGGCGCGGCGCTGGCCACCCTGGCCCGGCTCCATGCCCAGGGCCTCTGGCAAGCCGATCTGCACCTGGACAACCTGCTGGTCAAGGACGGTGTGGCCCTGGTGATAGATGCCGCGGACATCCAGGCCGAGACGGTCGGTCAGCCGCTGTCCCAGGCGCGGGTGCAGGAAAATCTGGCGGTGTTCTTCGCCCAGTTGCCGGCCGCCCTGGATGCCCAGCTGGAAGAGCTGTTGATTCACTACCTGCTGGTCAACGCCGAGCACGCCCTGCGCCTCGATGCGTTGCTGGCCCGTACCGCCGAGATCCGCCGCTGGCGGCTGGCGGATTACCTGAAGAAGAGCGGCCGGGAGTGCACCCTGTTCGCCGTCACCCGCGGCGCCTTCGGCCTGATCGCCGTCCGCCGCCGCTGGCTGGCCATCCTGGAAGGTCTGATCGCCGAACCGGACGCCGCTCTGGCCGGACTGCCGACCTTCAAGGACGGCGGCGCCGCCACCGTGGCGCGGCTGCAGTGGCAGGGCCAGGATCTGGTGCTCAAGCGTTACAACATCAAGGGCTTCGGCCACTGGCTGACCCGCTTCTGGCGGCCCAGCCGGGCCTGGCACAGCTGGCGCGAAGGGCATCGGCTACTGTTCCTCGGCATCCCCACGCCCGAACCCCTGGCCGTGCGCGAGCGACGTTTTCTTGGTCTGCGCGGACGCGCCTATCTGGTGACGCCTTACCTCGCGGGTCCCAATCTACTGGAGCGCTTCGCGCCCTATGTCGATTCCGCCCCGCCCGCGGCGGAACTGGACGCCCTGCTGGCCCTGGTCGATGCCCTGCGTCGTGAGCGACTCGGGCATGGCGACTTCAAGGGGACCAATCTGATCTGGCACGACGACCGCTGGCAGGTGATCGACCTCGATGCCTTGCAGGCGCATACCAGCGACCAGGCCTATGCCCGCGCCTATGCCCGTGATCGCGCCCGGCTGCTGCGTAACTGGCCGGTTGGTAGCGCCCTGTATCAGTTGCTCGATAGCCGTCTACCACCGGCCTAA
- a CDS encoding membrane-bound PQQ-dependent dehydrogenase, glucose/quinate/shikimate family, with protein sequence MSGNGGASGACKFLVSALGVLIALLGLALGGGGIYLATLGGSLYFVLGGLLLLIAGGLIAARRPAGAWLYGLFLLATLVWALADVGLVFWPLVSRLMMFAVIGAVVALAYPALVRARGGVAGKGGYLLAGLLAVACAASFAWMFKPQPLVAASTTPAVTPVTPETAQKDWRSWGNTTAGTRFAALDQITKANVGQLQVAWTFRTGDVPLSNGFGAEDQQTPLQVGNTLYLCSPHNLVFAVDADTGAKRWSFDPKATAPNWQRCRGVAYYEDAPAAQASAVATAAPAQPAAVCQRRIITTTIDARLFALDADTGKPCADFGDNGMIDLKAGMGEVKPGFYTLTAAPLVAGDLIVVGGRVADNIAVNEPSGVVRAYDVHTGKRVWFWDLGEASPSTPLQPGNEYHRATPNVWTSMAYDPKLGLIYLPTGNTTPDAWGGERTPNDDKYNSAVVALDAKTGQERWVYQTVHHDLWDYDLPSQPTLVDVPDGQGGTLPGLIQTTKAGQIFLLNRETGKPIAEVRDQPVKAPVPAVDGERHAATQPVSVGMPSIGTETLTESSMWGATPFDQLICRIQFKKMRYDGLFTAPSTDVSLQWPGSLGGMNWGSNSIDPTTGYLFVNDMRLGLWTRLIPRAQMESDKAGGVEMGAASQTGTPYGSLRNRFLSPLGIPCQAPPYGTMTAIDLKTRKVAWQVPVGTVQDTGPLGIKMHLPIPIGMPTLGGSLATQSGLLFFAGTQDYYLRAYDSGTGREVWRARLPVGSQGTPITYVSPKTGKQYVVISAGGARQSPDRGDYVIAYALPDKR encoded by the coding sequence ATGAGTGGTAACGGGGGCGCCTCGGGCGCCTGCAAATTCCTGGTATCTGCCCTGGGCGTGCTGATCGCCCTCCTGGGCCTGGCCCTGGGCGGCGGCGGGATCTACCTCGCCACCCTCGGTGGCAGTCTGTATTTCGTCCTGGGTGGCCTGCTGCTGCTGATCGCCGGTGGCCTGATCGCCGCCCGCCGACCGGCCGGGGCCTGGCTCTACGGCCTGTTCCTGTTGGCGACCCTGGTCTGGGCGCTGGCCGATGTCGGCCTGGTGTTCTGGCCACTGGTCTCGCGGCTGATGATGTTCGCCGTGATCGGTGCGGTGGTGGCCCTGGCCTATCCGGCGCTGGTACGCGCCCGTGGCGGCGTCGCCGGCAAGGGTGGCTACCTGCTGGCCGGTCTGCTGGCGGTGGCCTGCGCGGCGAGTTTCGCCTGGATGTTCAAGCCCCAGCCGCTGGTGGCCGCTAGCACCACCCCCGCCGTGACCCCGGTGACGCCCGAAACCGCCCAGAAAGACTGGCGTAGTTGGGGCAATACCACCGCCGGGACCCGTTTCGCCGCCCTGGACCAGATCACCAAGGCCAACGTCGGCCAGCTACAGGTGGCCTGGACCTTCCGCACCGGCGACGTGCCCCTGAGCAACGGCTTCGGTGCCGAAGACCAGCAGACCCCGCTACAGGTCGGCAACACCCTCTACCTGTGCAGTCCGCACAACCTGGTGTTCGCCGTGGACGCCGATACCGGCGCCAAGCGCTGGTCCTTCGATCCCAAGGCCACCGCACCCAACTGGCAGCGTTGCCGGGGCGTGGCCTATTACGAGGATGCGCCCGCGGCCCAGGCCAGCGCTGTCGCTACTGCCGCCCCGGCCCAGCCGGCGGCTGTCTGCCAGCGGCGCATCATCACCACCACCATCGACGCCCGCCTGTTCGCCCTTGATGCCGATACCGGCAAGCCCTGCGCCGATTTCGGCGACAACGGCATGATCGACCTCAAGGCCGGCATGGGCGAGGTCAAGCCTGGCTTCTATACCCTGACCGCCGCACCCCTGGTGGCGGGTGACCTGATCGTGGTCGGCGGTCGCGTGGCCGACAACATCGCGGTCAACGAGCCGAGCGGCGTCGTCCGCGCCTACGATGTCCACACTGGCAAGCGCGTCTGGTTCTGGGACCTGGGCGAGGCGTCGCCGTCGACGCCGCTGCAGCCGGGCAACGAATACCACCGCGCCACGCCCAACGTCTGGACCTCGATGGCCTACGACCCCAAGTTGGGGCTGATCTATCTGCCGACTGGTAATACCACCCCTGATGCCTGGGGCGGCGAGCGTACCCCGAATGACGACAAGTACAACTCCGCGGTGGTCGCCCTGGACGCCAAGACCGGCCAGGAGCGCTGGGTCTACCAGACCGTGCACCATGATCTCTGGGACTACGACCTGCCGTCGCAGCCGACCCTGGTGGACGTGCCGGACGGACAGGGCGGTACCCTGCCGGGTCTGATCCAGACCACCAAGGCCGGCCAGATCTTCCTGCTCAACCGGGAGACCGGCAAGCCCATCGCCGAGGTCCGTGATCAGCCGGTCAAGGCGCCGGTTCCCGCCGTGGACGGTGAGCGCCACGCTGCGACCCAGCCGGTATCCGTCGGCATGCCGTCGATCGGTACCGAGACCCTGACCGAGTCCTCCATGTGGGGCGCCACGCCCTTCGACCAACTGATCTGCCGCATCCAGTTCAAGAAGATGCGCTACGACGGCCTCTTCACCGCGCCGTCCACCGATGTTTCCCTGCAATGGCCCGGTTCGCTGGGTGGCATGAACTGGGGCAGCAACTCCATCGATCCCACCACCGGCTATCTGTTCGTCAACGACATGCGCCTGGGCCTGTGGACGCGGCTGATCCCGCGCGCCCAGATGGAGAGCGACAAGGCCGGTGGGGTCGAGATGGGCGCGGCTTCCCAGACCGGTACCCCCTACGGCTCGCTGCGTAACCGCTTCCTCTCGCCGCTGGGTATTCCCTGCCAGGCACCGCCCTACGGCACCATGACCGCCATCGACCTCAAGACCCGCAAGGTCGCCTGGCAGGTGCCGGTGGGTACCGTGCAGGACACCGGGCCGCTGGGCATCAAGATGCACCTGCCGATTCCCATCGGCATGCCCACCCTGGGCGGCTCCCTGGCGACCCAGTCCGGGCTGCTGTTCTTCGCCGGCACCCAGGACTACTACCTGCGCGCCTACGACAGCGGCACCGGTCGCGAGGTCTGGCGCGCACGCCTGCCGGTGGGCAGCCAGGGTACGCCCATCACCTACGTCTCGCCCAAGACCGGCAAGCAGTACGTGGTCATCAGCGCCGGTGGCGCCCGCCAGTCGCCGGATCGCGGCGACTACGTGATCGCCTACGCCCTGCCCGACAAGCGCTGA